Proteins found in one Sphaeramia orbicularis chromosome 8, fSphaOr1.1, whole genome shotgun sequence genomic segment:
- the LOC115424560 gene encoding oocyte zinc finger protein XlCOF19-like, producing MDGKPTCDQCGKTFTQRSNLTRHLHIHSAERPHDCDQCGKTFTRMNHLKRHLRIHSGERPYNCDQCGKTFTRITHLKTHLRIHSGERPYNCDHCGKTFNQRGNLKTHLHIHNGEKPFNCDQCGKPFRAWSESCSDHHNYHKKVMYPCDKCTKIFWSFSPYKYHQWTHTEKKPYQCRFCDRSFITGSQCTKHEHIKHVHKGQKLNNCTKSEALETSTNNQCHNTPKQFECYRCGKRFLSSFALSYHQHRCDSSASGPKSSSASDGKKKHSVSEPAPPITFDKNIKLKNLQICLRRIQMGRQTPD from the coding sequence atggatggaaaacccacctgtgaccagtgtgggaagactttcacccaaaggAGTAACCTTACAAGACACCTACACATCCACAGTGCAGAAAGACCgcatgactgtgaccagtgtgggaagactttcacccgcATGAATCACCTTAAgagacacctacgcatccacagtggagaaagaccatataactgtgaccagtgtgggaagactttcacccgcATTACTCACCTTAAGACACATCTTCGCATCCACagcggagaaagaccatataactgtgaccactgtgggaagactttcaaccAAAGGGGTAACCTTAAGACTCACCTACACATCCACAATGGAGAAAAACCTtttaactgtgaccagtgtgggaagccTTTCAGAGCCTGGTCAGAATCATGTTCTGACCATCATAATTATCACAAGAAGGTCATGTACCCATGTGATAAGTGCACAAAGATATTCTGGTCATTCAGCCCTTACAAGTATCACCAATGGACCCATACTGAAAAGAAACCCTACCAGTGCAGGTTTTGTGACAGATCTTTTATCACAGGTTCACAATGTACCAAACATGAACATATCAAACATGTCCACaaaggacaaaaactgaacaattgTACAAAAAGTGAAGCTCTAGAAACAAGTACAAACAACCAGTGTCATAACACACCAAAACAGTTTGAGTGTTACCGATGTGGAAAAAGATTCTTGTCATCCTTTGCCCTTTCCTATCATCAGCACAGATGTGACTCATCAGCATCTGGACCAAAAAGTTCCTCAGCATCAGATGGcaagaagaaacacagtgtgtCTGAACCAGCACCACCGATTACTTTTGACAAGAACATCaaacttaaaaacctccagatctgCCTCCGTAGAATCCAGATGGGAAGACAAACACCAGACTGA